One window of the Sebastes umbrosus isolate fSebUmb1 chromosome 1, fSebUmb1.pri, whole genome shotgun sequence genome contains the following:
- the cept1b gene encoding choline/ethanolaminephosphotransferase 1b isoform X1, with translation MSATGQQQQGGGLRSRRTLVRDKDPGQGMGMEAACWLAPGVLRRLIELPSPPLSRHQLKRLEEHRYSSAGRSLLEPLMQRYWEWLVGRVPSWIAPNLITIIGLATNVFTTLVLIYYCPTATEQAPLWAYLLCAVGLFIYQSLDAIDGKQARRTNSSSPLGELFDHGCDSLSTVFVVLGTSIAVQMGTNPDWMFFCCFAGMFMFYCAHWQTYVSGTLRFGIIDVTEVQIFIIIMYLLAAVGGSAFWQSLIPILNIQMKMVPAICTFLGAIFSCTNYFRVIFTGGVGKNGSTIAGTSVLSPVLHIGSVIILAMMIYKKSAVQLFEKHPCLYILAFGFVSAKITNKLVVAHMTKSEMHLHDLAFLGPGLLFLDQYFNSFIDEYLVLWIALIISFFDLVRYCVSVCNQIACHLHIFVFKIKPCSVLSSAPH, from the exons ATGAGTGCGacggggcagcagcagcaaggggGGGGGCTGCGTTCTCGCCGAACCCTTGTCCGGGACAAGGACCCTGGGCAGGGCATGGGCATGGAGGCGGCCTGCTGGCTGGCCCCCGGAGTGCTGCGCAGGCTGATCGAGCTGCCCTCACCCCCCCTGTCCCGACACCAGCTCAAGAGACTGGAGGAGCACAG GTACAGCAGTGCTGGACGCTCCCTGCTGGAGCCTCTGATGCAGCGTTACTGGGAATGGTTGGTGGGACGAGTCCCCTCCTGGATCGCCCCCAACCTCATCACCATCATCGGCCTGGCCACCAACGTCTTCACCACCCTCGTGCTCATCTACTATTGTCCAACTGCCACCGAACAG GCTCCTCTCTGGGCGTACCTGCTGTGTGCCGTGGGTCTGTTTATCTACCAGTCATTGGACGCCATCGACGGGAAGCAGGCCAGACGCACCAATAGCAGCTCTCCGCTGGGCGAGCTGTTTGACCACGGCTGTGACTCCCTCTCCACCG TGTTTGTGGTGTTGGGAACTAGTATAGCAGTGCAGATGGGCACCAACCCCGACTGGATGTTCTTCTGCTGCTTCGCCGGGATGTTTATGTTCTACTGTGCCCACTGGCAAACATACGTGTCGGGAACGCTGCGCTTCGGCAT CATTGATGTGACTGAGGTGCAAATCTTCATAATAATCATGTATTTGCTGGCCGCCGTGGGAGGATCTGCTTTTTGGCAGTCTCTG ATTCCGATCCTAAATATCCAGATGAAAATGGTTCCGGCCATCTGCACTTTTTTAGGAGCCATCTTCTCCTGCACCAATTACTTCAGAGTTATTTTTACGGGAGGTGTGGGCAAAAATGGATCCACAATAGCA GGAACCAGCGTCCTCTCTCCAGTCCTACATATTGGTTCAGTTATAATTTTGGCGATGATGATATACAAgaagtctgctgtccagctctTCGAGAAACATCCGTGTCTTTATATCCTGGCGTTTGGCTTCGTCTCAGCCAAAATCACCAATAAATTAGTT gTAGCACATATGACAAAGAGTGAGATGCATCTCCACGATTTAGCCTTCCTGGGACCGGGACTACTATTCCTGGATCAGTATTTCAATAGTTTTATTGACGAGTACCTGGTGCTGTGGATTGCATTG ATCATTTCCTTCTTTGACTTGGTGCGTTACTGTGTCAGTGTTTGCAACCAGATTGCCTGCCATCTTCACATTTTCGTTTTCAAGATCAAGCCTTGCTCAGTGCTCAGTTCAGCTCCTCACTGA
- the c1h6orf89 gene encoding bombesin receptor-activated protein C6orf89 homolog, protein MGTTMSEPCIYDKLSESIDILRQSGYRYGMSEREIERFIKQVLETNEPRREPPQFPILRATIKFVVAVGFLLVVVLAFTYPQSAPQLGLVNLGCYNWSSPLSHVRLLSLPIAKKYNLQGFHEWWSAGSLRQNLVNCSGCAEISSVLEVPESLRGTVALRRGPQLVLLKGGESLSVQRQQLEELYLAHSGSMSILLEEDDGLQNHNLGLPQGPANFTLLWRFSSGTREKVLRWLFPKAELCPLLDSAGTIVQRCLVTHSTNSQSKGVGVFGWLVVGEGLPTVRVLPVQRCQKHCSSFNLWLTPGDMVYADPRYWQMELFPGRGQNIICDGSAF, encoded by the exons ATGGGAACAACGATGAGCGAGCCCTGTATCTACGACAAACTGTCCGAGAGCATCGACATCCTCCGCCAGTCGGGCTACCGCTACGGCATGTCGGAGAGGGAGATCGAGAGGTTCATCAAGCAGGTCCTGGAGACCAACGAGCCCAGAAGAGAGCCTCCCCAATTCCCCATCCTCAGAGCCACCATAAAG TTTGTGGTGGCAGTGGGCTtcctgctggtggtggtgctggCCTTCACATACCCTCAGAGCGCCCCCCAGCTGGGTCTGGTCAACCTAGGCTGTTACAACTGGTCGTCCCCCCTCAGCCACGTCCGCCTGCTGTCCCTGCCCATCGCCAAGAAGTACAACCTGCAAG GTTTCCATGAATGGTGGAGTGCCGGCTCTCTCAGGCAGAATCTGGTCAACTGTTCGGGCTGTGCAGAGATCTCCTCGGTGCTGGAAGTCCCAGAGAGTCTCAGAGGGACGGTGGCTCTGCGACGGGGGCCACAGCTCGTCCtgctgaag GGTGGGGAGTCCCTCAGTGTCCAGCGGCAGCAGCTTGAGGAGCTCTACTTGGCCCATTCAGGCTCTATGTCCATTCTACTGGAGGAGGACGACGGTCTGCAGAACCACAACCTCGGCCTCCCCCAAGGACCCGCCAACTTCACTCTGCTCTG GAGGTTCAGCTCTGGAACCAGAGAGAAAGTGTTGAGGTGGCTCTTCCCGAAGGCTGAGCtctgccccctgctggacaGCGCTGGGACCATCGTGCAACGCTGCCTGGTCACCCACAGCACAAACTCCCAGAGCAAG ggtGTCGGGGTGTTTGGCTGGCTGGTGGTCGGCGAGGGGCTACCGACGGTCCGAGTTCTGCCTGTTCAGCGCTGTCAGAAACACTGCAGCTCCTTCAACCTGTGGCTGACACCTGGAGACATGG TGTACGCTGACCCTCGGTACTGGCAGATGGAGCTGTTCCCCGGCCGAGGCCAGAACATCATCTGTGACGGGTCGGCTTTCTAA
- the dram2b gene encoding DNA damage-regulated autophagy modulator protein 2b, giving the protein MWWFQQGLCFLPAALVIWTAASFVFAYITAVVLRHVDPLVPYISDTGTMAPERCVFGIMLDVSSFLGMATVYVRYKQVEALTGEGELKLNRLNRCGLLLGLISSFGMCVVANFQKTTLFSMHLVGAVLTFGIGALYIVVQTLLSHKMQPHIHSRTTYLARVGIGLWTLSSIISMFVSSVIMYSSLVGVDVPRKLHWIPGETGYTAHIISTISEWSLAFSFISFFLTYIRDFQKINLRAEAELQSNHLYDSWPHAGVTASLHKRDAYESSPLLAGGT; this is encoded by the exons aTGTGGTGGTTCCAGCAGGGTCTGTGCTTCCTGCCTGCAGCGCTGGTCATCTGGACAGCGGCGTCTTTTGTCTTTGCCTACATCACTGCGGTGGTGCTGAGACATGTGGATCCTCTGGTGCCTTACATCAG TGACACAGGAACGATGGCACCAGAGAGGTGTGTGTTCGGCATCATGCTGGATGTGTCCTCCTTTttag gtatGGCCACGGTGTACGTGCGGTACAAACAGGTGGAGGCTCTGACAGGTGAAGGCGAGCTCAAACTGAACAGACTGAACCGTTGTGGGCTGCTGCTCGGCTTGATCAGCTCCTTCGGGATGTGCGTGGTCGCTAACTTCCAG AAGACCACGCTGTTCTCCATGCACCTGGTGGGGGCGGTGCTGACCTTCGGGATCGGGGCTCTCTACATCGTGGTTCAGACGCTGCTCTCGCACAAGATGCAGCCTCACATCCACAGCAGGACCACCTACCTGGCCCGGGTCGGCATCGGACTCTGGACCCTGAGCAGCATCATCAGCA TGTTCGTATCATCAGTCATCATGTACAGCAGTCTGGTGGGAGTGGACGTACCTCGCAAACTGCACTGGATTCCTGGAGAGACG GGTTACACGGCTCACATTATCAGCACCATCTCTGAATGGTCTCTGGCCTTCTCCTTCATCAGCTTCTTCCTCACCTACATCAGAGATTTTCAG aaaattaatctgcGAGCAGAAGCAGAATTGCAGAGCAACCACCTATACGACTCCTGGCCACACGCTGGCGTCACAGCGTCACTTCACAAACGTGACGCCTATGAGTCGTCTCCACTGCTGGCAGGAGGAACGTGA
- the cept1b gene encoding choline/ethanolaminephosphotransferase 1b isoform X2 codes for MSATGQQQQGGGLRSRRTLVRDKDPGQGMGMEAACWLAPGVLRRLIELPSPPLSRHQLKRLEEHRYSSAGRSLLEPLMQRYWEWLVGRVPSWIAPNLITIIGLATNVFTTLVLIYYCPTATEQAPLWAYLLCAVGLFIYQSLDAIDGKQARRTNSSSPLGELFDHGCDSLSTVFVVLGTSIAVQMGTNPDWMFFCCFAGMFMFYCAHWQTYVSGTLRFGIFDITEVQICLAGLQMLTATVGPCLWNMMIPILNIQMKMVPAICTFLGAIFSCTNYFRVIFTGGVGKNGSTIAGTSVLSPVLHIGSVIILAMMIYKKSAVQLFEKHPCLYILAFGFVSAKITNKLVVAHMTKSEMHLHDLAFLGPGLLFLDQYFNSFIDEYLVLWIALIISFFDLVRYCVSVCNQIACHLHIFVFKIKPCSVLSSAPH; via the exons ATGAGTGCGacggggcagcagcagcaaggggGGGGGCTGCGTTCTCGCCGAACCCTTGTCCGGGACAAGGACCCTGGGCAGGGCATGGGCATGGAGGCGGCCTGCTGGCTGGCCCCCGGAGTGCTGCGCAGGCTGATCGAGCTGCCCTCACCCCCCCTGTCCCGACACCAGCTCAAGAGACTGGAGGAGCACAG GTACAGCAGTGCTGGACGCTCCCTGCTGGAGCCTCTGATGCAGCGTTACTGGGAATGGTTGGTGGGACGAGTCCCCTCCTGGATCGCCCCCAACCTCATCACCATCATCGGCCTGGCCACCAACGTCTTCACCACCCTCGTGCTCATCTACTATTGTCCAACTGCCACCGAACAG GCTCCTCTCTGGGCGTACCTGCTGTGTGCCGTGGGTCTGTTTATCTACCAGTCATTGGACGCCATCGACGGGAAGCAGGCCAGACGCACCAATAGCAGCTCTCCGCTGGGCGAGCTGTTTGACCACGGCTGTGACTCCCTCTCCACCG TGTTTGTGGTGTTGGGAACTAGTATAGCAGTGCAGATGGGCACCAACCCCGACTGGATGTTCTTCTGCTGCTTCGCCGGGATGTTTATGTTCTACTGTGCCCACTGGCAAACATACGTGTCGGGAACGCTGCGCTTCGGCAT ATTTGACATAACAGAGGTGCAGATCTGTCTAGCAGGATTACAGATGCTCACAGCCACTGTGGGTCCCTGTCTGTGGAACATGATG ATTCCGATCCTAAATATCCAGATGAAAATGGTTCCGGCCATCTGCACTTTTTTAGGAGCCATCTTCTCCTGCACCAATTACTTCAGAGTTATTTTTACGGGAGGTGTGGGCAAAAATGGATCCACAATAGCA GGAACCAGCGTCCTCTCTCCAGTCCTACATATTGGTTCAGTTATAATTTTGGCGATGATGATATACAAgaagtctgctgtccagctctTCGAGAAACATCCGTGTCTTTATATCCTGGCGTTTGGCTTCGTCTCAGCCAAAATCACCAATAAATTAGTT gTAGCACATATGACAAAGAGTGAGATGCATCTCCACGATTTAGCCTTCCTGGGACCGGGACTACTATTCCTGGATCAGTATTTCAATAGTTTTATTGACGAGTACCTGGTGCTGTGGATTGCATTG ATCATTTCCTTCTTTGACTTGGTGCGTTACTGTGTCAGTGTTTGCAACCAGATTGCCTGCCATCTTCACATTTTCGTTTTCAAGATCAAGCCTTGCTCAGTGCTCAGTTCAGCTCCTCACTGA